GAACCAGTGGTGTTTCATGGTGACTTTCTCTTTTAGTGTTGTCCTCGTTACCTTTGATGATGATCAGAAGACATCTGTCCGCATAGTCATGGGGCACGCAGTACAGAAAGTGGAAATACTAAAAGAATCAGATGAGGCCACCAAACAGAAACTTACAAGTCTCTTCAACCTTCAGGAAAGCAACAGCACCTACAACAAGGAGGATCTGGAGACCAAAAAGCTCAATCTGAAGACCTGGCTGCAGCAGAACAACATTCCAGTTACTGAACAGGGGGAGACTACGAGGACATTGTGTGTTGCGGGTGTATTAACCATTGATCCTCCGTATGGCCCAGAAAACTGCAACAGCACTAATGAAATCATATTGTCTCGAGTACAAGGACTTATACAGGGTTATATGACTAGCCAATAAAAGACTGTCCCTCCCAACCATTTGTatgttattttttaataatactgtAATTTCTAGTTCTTGATGGACCCAATTTACATAAGTAATGAAgggaggcttaaaggggttttctggtaattACATTTTATCTAATATCCACAGCCTGCCTCCTGAAACAgaggattcatacttacctgctccagtccCCTGCACTGTTTACATGCGGCTGTACATAGGTGAATAACTGGTTTTAATGGCGATGTGGCCACAAACAGCATGACAGCGAAGGCAGCCAGGAGGACTGGAGTGGCATGCAGCAGGTTAGTACGAATCCTGTGTTTCAGGAGGCAGGCTGCGggtgttaaagtgaacctgtcatcaacgttatgctgacctcactgagggcagcattaaatggtgacagaaatgctgatttcagcggtgtgtcactcatgagctagaagtaagtggttgctgagaaccagcatcataatcattacagcacaggccttgagaagagtcagatctcctgcactctcacccatctctaatgattggcagttttctcctagagagaaaactaggtagaagactgtcagtcatcagcaggtgggcagggagagcaggaattcatgaataaccatgactcttctcaggtggccgtgactcttttccaagcctgggctgcaatgattgtgatgttggttctcggcaaccacttactttttacttataaatgacagaccactgaaatcaactcgcctgtctctactttatactgccattagtatgggcaacataaagttgatgacaggttccctttaaataaaatgtaattattaCCAGAAAATC
The sequence above is a segment of the Bufo bufo chromosome 4, aBufBuf1.1, whole genome shotgun sequence genome. Coding sequences within it:
- the GEMIN6 gene encoding gem-associated protein 6, yielding MDTDVETQETTTTSWTDKTPPEWQAYVNKEVTITADEKNEYQGWVVTIDPVSASVVLVTFDDDQKTSVRIVMGHAVQKVEILKESDEATKQKLTSLFNLQESNSTYNKEDLETKKLNLKTWLQQNNIPVTEQGETTRTLCVAGVLTIDPPYGPENCNSTNEIILSRVQGLIQGYMTSQ